A single Primulina eburnea isolate SZY01 chromosome 11, ASM2296580v1, whole genome shotgun sequence DNA region contains:
- the LOC140806369 gene encoding uncharacterized protein produces MSVDLAPVLIAVIFFVVLSPGLLFQLPGKRRPIEFTNMQTSGLSIFVHTIIFTAIITILLIAIGANIYVG; encoded by the coding sequence ATGTCTGTAGATCTTGCACCAGTACTGATAGCAGTAATATTTTTCGTGGTGTTGTCACCGGGACTTCTGTTTCAACTTCCGGGGAAAAGAAGGCCGATCGAATTTACCAACATGCAGACCAGTGGACTCTCCATATTTGTGCATACCATAATCTTCACTGCCATAATCACCATCCTTCTGATTGCCATTGGAGCTAACATCTACGTCGGATAG
- the LOC140806368 gene encoding uncharacterized protein, with translation MSSDWGPVVVAVVMFILLSPGLLFQLPTRTRVIEFGNMYTSGISILVHAILYFCVYTILIVAIGVHIHSG, from the coding sequence ATGAGTTCTGATTGGGGGCCGGTGGTGGTGGCGGTGGTGATGTTCATCCTCCTATCTCCAGGGCTGCTGTTCCAACTTCCGACAAGGACTAGGGTGATCGAGTTTGGCAACATGTACACAAGTGGCATATCTATCTTGGTTCATGCGATTTTGTACTTCTGTGTTTACACCATCTTGATTGTTGCCATCGGAGTTCACATACATTCAggctaa
- the LOC140806370 gene encoding uncharacterized protein yields the protein MSDWGPVFVAVVLFVLLMPGLLIQLPGRSRFVEFGNFQTSGVSVLIHAIIYFALSCIFLLAIGVHIPSIFHFYRKMADWGPVLIGVVLFVLLQPGLLFQLPGNNRQLEFGTMKTNGKAIAVHTLIFFTLYAILILAVHVHIYTG from the exons ATGTCTGATTGGGGTCCGGTGTTCGTAGCGGTGGTGCTGTTCGTGCTGTTGATGCCGGGGCTGCTGATTCAGTTGCCGGGTCGCAGCCGGTTTGTGGAGTTCGGGAACTTCCAAACCAGTGGTGTCTCTGTATTGATACATGCCATTATCTACTTTGCTCTCAGCTGTATCTTCTTGTTAGCTATTGGTGTGCACAT CCCTTCAATTTTCCATTTCTACCGGAAAATGGCGGACTGGGGACCCGTACTTATCGGAGTTGTGCTCTTCGTGCTGCTGCAACCCGGTCTATTGTTTCAGCTACCTGGCAACAATCGGCAGCTGGAGTTCGGCACCATGAAGACCAACGGCAAGGCAATTGCAGTTCACACACTGATTTTCTTTACTCTGTATGCTATCCTGATCCTCGCTGTACATGTTCACATATATACGGGCTGA
- the LOC140804694 gene encoding ribonucleoside-diphosphate reductase small chain-like, which yields MLFILLANMPEEPLLAPNPDRFCMFPIQYPQIWEMYKKAEASFWTAEEVDLSQDVRHWDALTADEKHFIKHVLAFFAASDGIVLENLAGRFMKEVQISEARAFYGFQIAIENIHSEMYSLLLETYIKDSAEKNLIFHAIETVPCVETKAKWALRWIDGSESFAERIVAFACVEGIFFSGSFCAIFWLKKRGIMPGLTFSNELISRDEGLHCDFACLLYSLLKMKLSEERVKGIIADAVDIEREFVCGAIPCALVGMNADLMSQYIEFVADRLLNALGYGKLYHVQNPFDWMELISLQGKTNFFEKRVGEYQKASVMSGLNGNGVTHVFKLDEDF from the coding sequence ATGCTGTTCATCTTACTGGCCAACATGCCTGAAGAACCCCTCCTCGCCCCCAACCCAGATCGATTCTGCATGTTCCCAATTCAGTACCCTCAAATCTGGGAAATGTACAAGAAAGCCGAAGCCTCCTTCTGGACGGCGGAGGAAGTCGATTTGTCCCAGGATGTCCGCCACTGGGACGCCCTTACTGCTGACGAGaagcatttcatcaaacacgtGCTCGCGTTCTTCGCCGCCTCCGACGGCATCGTCTTGGAGAACCTTGCGGGTCGATTCATGAAGGAGGTCCAGATCTCCGAGGCTCGGGCCTTTTACGGCTTCCAGATCGCCATCGAGAACATCCACTCCGAGATGTACAGCCTCCTGCTCGAGACTTACATAAAAGATTCCGCCGAGAAGAACCTGATCTTCCACGCGATCGAAACCGTCCCCTGCGTCGAAACGAAGGCCAAGTGGGCCCTCCGCTGGATCGACGGGTCGGAATCATTCGCGGAGCGAATAGTGGCCTTCGCTTGTGTTGAAGGTATATTCTTCTCCGGAAGCTTCTGCGCCATATTCTGGCTCAAGAAGCGCGGGATAATGCCGGGACTGACTTTCTCGAACGAGCTGATCTCCAGAGACGAAGGGTTGCACTGCGACTTCGCCTGCTTGCTATACAGTCTACTGAAAATGAAGCTGAGCGAGGAGAGAGTGAAAGGGATAATCGCAGACGCAGTGGACATCGAGAGGGAATTCGTGTGCGGCGCCATTCCCTGCGCACTGGTGGGTATGAACGCGGATTTGATGAGCCAGTACATAGAGTTCGTGGCAGATAGATTGTTGAATGCTCTGGGATATGGAAAGCTCTACCACGTGCAGAACCCGTTCGATTGGATGGAGCTGATTAGCCTGCAAGGAAAGACAAATTTCTTCGAGAAAAGAGTGGGGGAGTATCAAAAGGCATCGGTTATGTCTGGTTTGAATGGGAATGGGGTTACCCATGTTTTCAAACTGGATGAGGATTTCTAG
- the LOC140806371 gene encoding LOW QUALITY PROTEIN: transcriptional elongation regulator MINIYO-like (The sequence of the model RefSeq protein was modified relative to this genomic sequence to represent the inferred CDS: inserted 1 base in 1 codon) — translation MEGTKNRKSKILGVTALHVSEDDAGSLVGGIVEKGFSDNQQTRPMTPPSAPRPSVLSFPVAHHRSHGPHWAPKVGKFKVNNDDDFDLCMDGEEDFNGCDLTANVANPVQRKEKRSLDLRRWRGILKNDGSSLRHWKGNKSNSNPLRVSNKVNEVSCDSIGAQIYDMEEKQCHTSYNSREVEQFTANDMSPSLLNDTPENVKDPFQMATDDEFLDATQVGGNSLESQIDAENRARLLKMSADEIAEAQAEIMTKLSPGLIKALKRRSQEKANKLKFSLSDTATGGETVSGQHAEKSSNVSVDFDFSNFHKREREVPGDKPTSKENKVTQDMDKKDHSLWNAWSKRVEHVRNLRFSLDGNMIHSNIIDDTGNTLSQNGYSADTVSERDFLRTEGDPGAAGYTITEAVALTRSVVPGQRTLALHLIAAVLGRAIFSICQNQFSFTSNSADAYAFDDWEAIWAFALGPEPELALSLRMSLDDNHNSVILACAKAIQCALSCDMNEIIFDISENASTHSNDVFTAPVFRSRPDINVGFLRGGFWKYSAKPSNIDFIGEESGDEPAGERTIQDDLVVAGQDIAAGLIRMGILPRICYLIERDPSAPLEECLISILIAIARHSPTSAAAIMNCERLVQTVANRFTLKEYMEISPCKIKIVKLIKVLACFEKKSCLTFIKNGIFRQVTWHLYRYSFSLDHLIKSGKEVGKYSSALLVEQLRFWKVCIRYGYCISDFSDLFASICIWLSVPNVELLIENDMMSECFAITKEVYLLLDVLVGRLPNFYSVMHETVENTTQDTESLSWSHMGPIIDHALEWIHVKTIPYVSGFFGLQAKDGGYRSLQDPEVNSLLQVISSVFSILSSVLKAVIPVDTTGLPNGNLPWIPEFVPKIGLEIIRNGYMGFFGECNINGSVLEHLFHLRLRNRQEIAIYSTCCLQGLIQVVASIDKLIQHANLKSHEALSKYLILSRDEKVLADGILKSSMVEVRGTLTTLMTLIINECQSMHPVEVFGRGGPAPGLGVGWGASGGGYWSLKTLLAQQDVRLFTYLLKVFEISTAKDSLDADEMGCLMQSINCTIAASLIVGPGNSSVFYRLLNFIFQVPVLKHLDFGIRQFLCLRKGFKPFGWNYEEEDYLLLANVLTAHFKNRWLSAKKLKANKENNRFNHKTKKGGHCLETIHEDVDPPNMIIQESTSLMMEWAYQRLHLPAHWFLSAISTIHLEKNANPCASHNSIEVTKGGLFFLLCIEAIPAFSTSEAFSPVKSVPVVWKLHALSVVLLFGMYVLEDEKSRDIYESLQKVYGEILDDNFFSNSSDNLVVEPLKFESDIHENYSTFIEILVEQFAAESYGDIIFGRQVAMYLNRSVETSVRLTTWNALSNARALELLPPLDQCLTKAESYLEPVEDDERILEAYVKSWVSGALDKAATRNSAAFSLVLHHLSCFIFQNLAGDMLSLRXKLVKFLLRDYSHKQQHEGMLLKLIEYEKKATIMSEFESPHYISGIDKRLQLLQEICQGNSSLMVVVEKLNSCSLQ, via the exons ATGGAAGGAaccaaaaaccgaaaatccaaaATATTAGGAGTGACCGCACTCCACGTTAGTGAAGATGACGCCGGGAGTCTGGTCGGTGGCATTGTTGAAAAGGGCTTCTCAGACAACCAGCAAACTAGGCCTATGACACCGCCTTCCGCCCCTCGCCCCAGTGTTCTGTCTTTTCCGGTGGCCCATCACCGCTCTCACGGCCCG CATTGGGCTCCAAAAGTTGGAAAATTTAAGGTTAACaatgatgatgattttgatttgtGCATGGACGGTGAGGAAGATTTCAATGGGTGTGACCTGACTGCTAATGTGGCCAATCCTGTACAAAGAAAGGAAAAGAGAAGTTTAGATTTGAGAAGGTGGCGGGGTATTCTGAAAAATGATGGCAGCTCTCTGCGTCATTGGAAGGGaaacaaaagtaactcaaatccTTTGAGAGTTAGCAATAAAGTGAATGAAGTATCTTGTGACAGCATAGGggcacaaatttatgatatggAGGAAAAGCAATGCCATACTTCTTACAATAGTCGTGAAGTAGAGCAGTTTACTGCGAATGACATGTCTCCATCTCTCTTGAATGACACGCCCGAGAATGTTAAAGATCCATTCCAGATGGCTACTGATGATGAATTCCTTGACGCAACCCAGGTTGGTGGGAACAGTCTTGAGAGTCAGATTGATGCAGAGAATCGTGCTCGGTTGTTAAAGATGTCTGCTGATGAGATTGCAGAGGCACAAGCTGAAATAATGACAAAGTTGAGTCCAGGTTTGATTAAAGCCCTTAAAAGAAGGAGCCAAGAGAAAGCAAATAAGCTGAAGTTTTCTTTGTCAGACACAGCCACCGGTGGTGAAACTGTTAGTGGTCAACATGCGGAAAAGTCGTCTAACGTATCAGTAGACTTTGATTTCAGTAACTTTCATAAGCGCGAGAGAGAAGTTCCAGGAGACAAACCTACTtccaaagaaaataaagttaCCCAAGATATGGATAAAAAGGATCATAGTTTGTGGAATGCTTGGAGTAAAAGAGTGGAGCATGTCCGGAATTTGAGATTTTCCTTGGATGGGAATATGATTCACAGTAATATCATTGACGACACTG GTAATACATTGTCTCAAAATGGGTACAGCGCAGATACTGTCTCTGAGCGTGATTTCCTTCGAACTGAAGGTGATCCTGGTGCTGCTGGTTACACTATAACGGAAGCAGTTGCTCTAACTAGAAGTGTG GTCCCTGGGCAACGCACTTTGGCTTTACATTTGATTGCAGCTGTGCTTGGTCGGGCAATTTTCAGCATCTGTCAGAATCAATTTAGTTTTACTTCTAACTCTGCTGATGCTTACGCATTTGATGACTGGGAGGCTATCTGGGCTTTTGCTCTTGGCCCCGAACCAGAGCTTGCTTTATCTTTAAG AATGTCTCTCGATGATAATCACAACTCGGTAATTCTTGCTTGTGCCAAAGCGATTCAGTGCGCACTGAGCTGTGACATGAACGAAATCATATTTGATATCTCAGAG AATGCTTCAACTCATTCAAATGATGTTTTTACTGCTCCTGTATTTAGAAGTAGGCCGGATATTAATGTTGGGTTTCTTCGTGGTGGCTTTTGGAAGTATAGTGCCAAGCCTTCTAATATTGATTTTATTGGTGAAGAATCGGGTGATGAACCCGCAGGTGAGCGTACTATTCAGGATGATCTAGTTGTTGCGGGGCAAGATATTGCTGCTGGTCTAATTAGGATGGGAATTCTTCCAAGGATTTGCTATCTCATAGAG AGAGATCCTTCTGCCCCGTTGGAAGAATGCTTAATTTCTATATTGATTGCAATAGCAAGGCACTCCCCAACATCTGCTGCTGCGATAATGAACTGCGAAAGGCTTGTTCAGACAGTTGCCAATAGGTTTACCCTGAAAGAATATATGGAAATTAGCCCTTGCAAGATAAAAATTGTTAAGCTTATAAAG GTATTGGCTTGTTTTGAGAAGAAGAGTTGCTTAACATTCATAAAGAATGGAATTTTTCGCCAGGTGACTTGGCACTTGTACAGATATTCATTTTCTCTAGATCATTTGATTAAATCTGGCAAAGAGGTCGGCAAATATTCGTCTGCTTTGCTGGTTGAGCAGTTGCGTTTTTGGAAGGTTTGCATTAGATATGGATATTGCATTTCTGACTTTTCCGACCTATTTGCTTCAATATGCATATGGTTGAGTGTACCTAATGTTGAGCTGCTAATTGAAAATGACATGATGAGTGAATGTTTCGCCATCACAAAGGAAGTTTACCTTCTTCTCGATGTTTTAGTCGGTAGACTTCCAAATTTCTACTCTGTCATGCATGAAACAGTGGAGAATACTACTCAAGATACAGAGTCTTTGTCTTGGAGTCACATGGGCCCTATCATTGATCATGCCCTTGAGTGGATACATGTCAAAACCATTCCATATGTATCTGGATTCTTTGGCCTCCAAGCTAAAGATGGAGGTTATCGCAGTTTGCAGGATCCAGAAGTAAATTCCTTGCTACAAGTCATTTCATCTGTTTTTAGTATTCTTTCAAGTGTGCTCAAAGCTGTGATCCCAGTGGATACTACTGGTTTGCCAAATGGAAATTTGCCATGGATTCCAGAGTTCGTCCCGAAGATTGGGCTTGAAATCATCAGAAATGGATACATGGGTTTTTTTGGAGAATGTAATATTAATGGTTCTGTTTTGGAGCATTTATTTCATTTGAGACTGAGAAACAGACAAGAGATAGCAATATATTCTACATGTTGCCTTCAAGGATTGATCCAAGTAGTTGCTTCTATTGATAAATTGATCCAGCATGCAAACCTTAAAAGTCATGAGGCATTATCCAAGTATTTGATTCTGTCGAGGGACGAAAAAGTTCTTGCTGATGGGATACTCAAGTCATCTATGGTTGAAGTGAGAGGTACGCTGACAACTTTGATGACATTAATCATCAATGAATGTCAAAGTATGCATCCTGTTGAGGTATTTGGCAGAGGTGGTCCTGCTCCTGGACTGGGTGTGGGATGGGGTGCTTCTGGTGGAGGATATTGGTCCTTGAAAACTCTGTTGGCTCAGCAAGATGTCAGATTGTTTACTTACTTACTCAAAGTTTTCGAAATTTCTACTGCAAAAGATTCATTGGATGCTGACGAGATGGGCTGTTTAATGCAAAGTATAAATTGCACCATTGCAGCTAGTTTGATTGTGGGTCCAGGGAATAGTTCTGTTTTTTATAGGCTTCTGAATTTCATTTTTCAGGTTCCTGTTCTAAAGCATCTTGATTTCGGTATCCGCCAGTTCCTGTGTCTTAGAAAAGGATTTAAGCCCTTTGGGTGGAATTATGAAGAAGAGGATTACCTGTTATTAGCTAATGTTTTGACTGCTCACTTCAAAAACAGGTGGCTAAGTGCAAAGAAGTTAAAAGCCAATAAAGAAAACAATCGTTTTAACCACAAAACAAAGAAAGGCGGTCATTGTTTGGAGACCATTCATGAAGATGTTGATCCACCAAACATGATAATTCAAGAGTCAACTTCCTTGATGATGGAGTGGGCTTACCAGAGATTGCATCTTCCAGCACATTGGTTTCTCAGTGCAATATCCACCATTCATCTTGAGAAAAATGCAAATCCTTGTGCATCTCACAATTCGATTGAAGTTACCAAAGGCGGACTCTTTTTTCTCTTATGTATTGAAGCAATCCCTGCTTTCAGCACCTCTGAGGCCTTCTCCCCTGTTAAATCCGTCCCAGTTGTTTGGAAACTGCACGCATTGTCTGTGGTATTACTTTTTGGAATGTATGTTCTTGAGGATGAAAAGAGCCGGGATATTTATGAAAGTTTACAGAAAGTCTATGGTGAAATCCTTgatgataattttttttctaattcgAGTGATAACTTGGTTGTGGAGCCCCTTAAATTTGAGTCAGATATACATGAGAATTACTCTACTTTTATTGAAATTTTGGTAGAGCAATTTGCTGCTGAATCTTATGGTGACATCATATTTGGTCGACAAGTTGCGATGTATTTAAATCGATCTGTTGAAACTTCTGTAAGACTTACCACTTGGAACGCATTGTCTAATGCTCGTGCTCTTGAACTTTTACCTCCTCTGGATCAATGCTTAACAAAGGCTGAGAGCTATCTTGAACCAGTTGAG GATGATGAGAGGATTTTGGAAGCTTATGTCAAATCATGGGTCTCTGGTGCTCTCGACAAAGCAGCAACCCGGAATTCAGCTGCATTTTCGCTGGTTCTGCACCATCTTTCATGTTTCATTTTTCAGAATCTTGCTGGTGATATGCTCTCACTGC ATAAGCTTGTAAAATTTCTGTTGCGAGATTATTCTCACAAACAGCAACATGAG GGCATGCTGTTGAAATTAATAGAGTACGAAAAAAAGGCCACGATCATGTCAGAGTTTGAGTCACCCCATTATATCTCTGGGATTGATAAAAGACTGCAGCTACTGCAAGAAATTTGTCAAGGAAATTCGTCGCTCATGGTTGTAGTAGAAAAACTCAATTCCTGCTCACTTCAGTAG
- the LOC140804963 gene encoding cytochrome P450 94B3-like, which yields MSSILSLLFFPLLCLLSFVFVRWRFRCSRKLLSSAGPTSYPAIGCLISFYKNRHRLLDWYTDMLSVSQTQTIVVSRFGAPRTIVTTNPINVEYMLKRNFSNYPKGKPFTEILADFLGKGIFNVDGDLWYKQRQLVVHEFSAQSIRYYPENLLKEELEKKLMPVLESASDSDDKKAMDLQDLLRRLAFDLVCKVSLGFDPCCLDQCSLEAPHPIIEAFDVASEVCARRGAAPLPAMWKVKRLFSIGSEKRLKEAMGRIHSFIAKVIHDKKTKNSSGDDLLSKMGLNREEEEFMMDTVISFIMAGTDTTSSAMTWLFYLLSCHPDVEKELVREIEFVNQDQELSKYESLKNLRLLKACISESMRLFPPVAWDSKHAIANDLLPDGTQIRTGDRVTYFPYGMGRMESLWGADRLDFKPERWISVMEEGRVTVLKNISPYKYPVFQAGPRACLGREMAFIQMKYVVASILKRFRIRPESMVTPVFVPLLTAHMAGGFNVFVYRRQ from the coding sequence ATGTCTTCAATACTCTCCTTGTTATTCTTCCCACTTCTCTGCTTATTGAGCTTTGTGTTTGTTCGGTGGAGATTCAGGTGTAGCCGGAAACTACTTAGTTCAGCTGGTCCAACTTCATATCCAGCTATTGGATGCCTGATTTCCTTCTACAAGAATCGTcatcgcttgctagattggtaCACAGACATGTTATCCGTGTCCCAGACACAGACGATTGTTGTATCCAGGTTTGGGGCTCCACGAACTATAGTAACCACAAACCCCATAAATGTGGAGTACATGCTGAAAAGAAACTTCAGCAACTATCCCAAAGGAAAGCCTTTCACTGAAATTCTTGCAGATTTTCTGGGAAAAGGGATATTCAATGTCGACGGTGACCTGTGGTACAAGCAGCGTCAGCTTGTTGTTCATGAGTTCAGCGCTCAATCTATTAGATATTACCCAGAGAATTTGTTGAAAGAAGAGCTCGAAAAGAAGTTGATGCCGGTGCTAGAATCTGCTTCTGATAGTGATGACAAAAAAGCAATGGATTTGCAAGATTTGTTGAGGAGGCTAGCTTTTGACTTGGTGTGTAAGGTTTCTTTAGGGTTTGATCCTTGTTGCTTGGATCAATGTTCCTTGGAAGCACCGCATCCAATTATCGAAGCCTTTGATGTTGCTTCGGAGGTGTGTGCAAGAAGAGGTGCGGCTCCATTGCCAGCTATGTGGAAGGTTAAGAGGTTATTTAGTATTGGGTCGGAGAAAAGACTTAAAGAGGCCATGGGTAGAATCCATTCATTTATTGCAAAAGTGATTCATGATAAGAAGACGAAGAATTCATCAGGTGACGATCTTTTGTCAAAAATGGGGTTGAATAGGGAAGAAGAGGAGTTTATGATGGATACAGTAATAAGCTTCATTATGGCAGGAACGGATACAACATCATCTGCCATGACCTGGCTTTTCTATTTACTCTCATGCCATCCTGACGTAGAAAAGGAGCTGGTGAGGGAGATAGAATTTGTTAACCAGGATCAAGAGTTATCGAAATATGAATCCCTGAAAAATTTGAGACTGTTAAAGGCGTGCATTAGTGAGTCGATGAGGCTTTTCCCGCCTGTTGCATGGGACTCCAAGCATGCCATCGCTAATGATTTGTTGCCAGATGGCACTCAAATCCGGACTGGAGATAGAGTAACCTATTTCCCTTATGGTATGGGGAGGATGGAGAGTTTGTGGGGTGCGGATAGGCTCGACTTTAAGCCGGAAAGATGGATTAGTGTAATGGAAGAAGGTAGAGTTACGGTGCTGAAGAACATCAGTCCTTACAAATATCCGGTCTTTCAGGCAGGTCCGAGGGCCTGCCTCGGCAGGGAAATGGCATTCATTCAAATGAAATATGTGGTGGCTTCGATTCTTAAGCGGTTCAGAATCAGACCAGAGAGCATGGTCacaccggtcttcgtgccactCCTCACGGCTCACATGGCCGGAGGATTTAACGTTTTTGTCTACAGAAGACAATAG
- the LOC140806372 gene encoding uncharacterized protein At3g27210-like, whose product MGSCVSTVRPRFSFGSKNDKVTVNAVAELPTKSHFSRSGSKEEAFFDSQPWLDSDGEDDFLSVNGDFTPSQGNTPVHPSFSVGNPQVNDSFLVKGSTLDSIPSPSSPDKKKRLSELFKENLHADQFVYQENTTMGKNTVPANVETRAVVLQYPKSTNGTPYLSGANSRGSSERTPNGLFEADDNSVKSAQCCLPRLLSSRSFNERRKRMSPALNLGS is encoded by the exons ATGGGTTCGTGTGTGTCGACCGTCAGACCCCGCTTCTCATTCGGCTCCAAAAACGACAAGGTCACGGTCAACGCCGTCGCTGAGCTTCCAACCAAGTCCCACTTCTCGCGCTCCG GTAGTAAAGAGGAAgccttctttgattctcaaccTTGGTTAGATTCAGATGGGGAAGATGACTTTCTCAGTGTTAATGGTG ATTTCACACCTTCTCAGGGGAATACTCCAGTTCACCCTAGCTTCTCTGTTGGTAACCCACAAGTAAATGATTCATTCCTTGTGAAAGGAAGTACTCTTGATTCCATACCTTCGCCATCTAGCCCGGATAAGAAAAAGAGACTTTCTGAGCTGTTTAAAGAGAACTTACATGCTGACCAGTTCGTCTATCAAGAAAATACGACTATGGGGAAAAATACGGTTCCTGCAAATGTCGAAACTAGGGCGGTAGTCCTACAATATCCAAAATCTACAAATGGGACCCCTTATCTCTCTGGAGCTAACTCTAGGGGCAGTAGTGAAAGAACTCCCAATGGATTGTTCGAAGCAGACGACAACTCAGTGAAGTCTGCACAATGTTGCCTTCCGAGGTTGCTTTCAAGTCGTAGCTTTAACGAAAGGAGAAAGAGGATGAGCCCTGCCTTGAATCTTGGCTCATAG